In a single window of the Candidatus Zixiibacteriota bacterium genome:
- a CDS encoding lipocalin-like domain-containing protein: protein MDTQRGEAAFRRPAAFSAPSRLAVAALLFCFLGAAAFTYRPALPGRKISLPADHASHPDFKIEWWYYTGHLSGESGRRYGYQVTFFRFGLRDRQSVESKDHPVLFTDLYMAHFALSDVQERKFSFRERINRGYGGKAGAATDRYFVWNESWKVEGSGTEHRIEVDDRETKLELKLVPLKPPVLHGENGFSRKGEGEGRASHYYSLTRMRTEGRLTIDGRTEKVTGESWMDHEFGTNQLGENQVGWDWFSIQLDDQTELMLYLIRRKDGSADPYSSGTRVDAKGRTRHLALGEYRIEVLDHWKSPKSGATYPIRWRVTVPSEQMELEISPLFREQELVTARSTRVTYWEGAVEIRGKVRGKIASGRGYVEMTGYAGKLSL, encoded by the coding sequence ATGGACACGCAAAGGGGAGAGGCTGCTTTTCGGCGACCGGCTGCCTTCTCCGCGCCTTCCCGGCTCGCCGTTGCCGCCCTGCTGTTCTGCTTTCTCGGGGCTGCGGCCTTCACCTACAGGCCGGCTCTTCCCGGCCGGAAGATCTCGCTGCCGGCGGACCACGCCTCCCACCCCGATTTCAAGATCGAGTGGTGGTACTATACGGGCCATTTGAGCGGCGAGTCGGGCAGGCGCTACGGCTACCAGGTGACGTTCTTTCGCTTCGGGCTGCGCGACCGACAGAGCGTGGAGAGCAAGGATCATCCGGTCTTGTTCACCGATCTCTACATGGCCCACTTCGCGCTGTCGGACGTCCAGGAAAGAAAATTCTCCTTCCGCGAGCGCATCAACCGCGGCTACGGCGGCAAGGCCGGCGCCGCCACCGACCGCTACTTCGTCTGGAACGAGAGCTGGAAGGTCGAGGGGAGCGGGACCGAGCACCGGATCGAGGTCGACGATCGGGAGACCAAGCTCGAGCTGAAGCTCGTCCCGCTCAAGCCGCCCGTCCTGCACGGCGAGAACGGCTTCAGCCGCAAGGGCGAGGGGGAGGGACGCGCGTCGCACTATTACTCGCTGACGCGGATGCGGACCGAGGGACGGCTGACGATCGACGGCAGGACGGAAAAGGTCACCGGGGAGAGCTGGATGGACCACGAGTTCGGCACCAACCAGCTCGGCGAAAATCAGGTGGGCTGGGACTGGTTCAGCATTCAGCTCGACGACCAGACGGAGCTGATGCTCTACCTCATCCGGCGCAAGGACGGCTCCGCGGATCCTTACTCCAGCGGCACCCGGGTGGACGCGAAAGGGAGAACGAGGCATCTCGCGCTCGGCGAATACCGGATCGAGGTACTCGATCACTGGAAGAGCCCGAAGAGCGGGGCCACCTACCCGATCAGGTGGAGGGTGACGGTTCCGTCCGAGCAGATGGAGCTGGAGATTTCCCCTCTGTTCCGAGAGCAGGAGCTGGTCACGGCCCGCAGCACGAGAGTGACCTACTGGGAAGGAGCGGTGGAAATCCGCGGCAAGGTCAGGGGCAAGATCGCGAGCGGCCGGGGGTACGTGGAGATGACGGGCTACGCGGGGAAGCTCTCCCTCTGA
- the tilS gene encoding tRNA lysidine(34) synthetase TilS, producing MLAEQVKKTIRRHRLAAPGERILVAVSGGPDSTALLQLLYELRAELELGLEVAHLEHGLRGKESAADAAFVEGLARRLELPFHLGSVDLPELKSRAGKGNVEALARAERYRFFAEVARRRNLAAVATAHTLDDQAETVLMRFLRGAGLRGLGGMAPVRILDRSAAGEGAPLKVIRPLLEVAKADILRYLQARGLAYRKDATNEDPTLLRNWLRLHLIPELQTRFGLDLPSRLCRQAEIARDEERLISALARKRLEEIRIDDRLDRKLFLAQAPALQRAVVRCWIEEKRGHLRGLGYDHVEAALAVIGGERPQGRSAIPGGWEVVREYEALALERSAGRRQACYAYEIEIGKSLAVPEAGVVIESELLRETPEAFPEDLEAAVFDAALLPDRLWVRNYRRGDRFQPLGMSGHKKLKDLFMEKKVPLSARATMPVLVSADEILWIPGCGRSDRARITRNTVEIARFSARPVAHGNR from the coding sequence ATGCTCGCGGAACAGGTCAAGAAAACGATCCGCCGGCACCGGCTTGCGGCGCCGGGCGAGCGCATTCTGGTCGCCGTCTCGGGCGGCCCCGACTCGACGGCGCTCCTCCAGCTGCTCTACGAGCTGCGAGCCGAGCTGGAGCTGGGCCTCGAGGTGGCGCATCTGGAGCACGGGCTGCGCGGGAAAGAGTCGGCCGCGGACGCGGCGTTCGTCGAAGGGCTCGCGCGCCGCCTCGAGCTGCCGTTTCATCTCGGAAGCGTCGACCTGCCGGAGCTCAAATCGCGAGCCGGCAAAGGCAACGTCGAAGCGCTCGCGCGCGCAGAGCGGTACCGCTTTTTCGCCGAGGTTGCACGGCGGCGAAATCTCGCGGCCGTGGCCACGGCTCACACGCTGGACGACCAGGCGGAAACGGTCCTGATGCGCTTTCTGCGCGGCGCCGGTCTGAGAGGGCTGGGGGGGATGGCTCCGGTGCGGATCCTGGACCGCTCGGCGGCCGGAGAAGGCGCGCCCTTGAAGGTGATCCGACCGCTTCTCGAAGTCGCCAAGGCCGATATCCTCCGCTATCTCCAGGCGCGCGGATTGGCCTACCGGAAGGACGCGACCAACGAGGACCCGACGCTGCTTCGAAACTGGCTTCGGCTCCATCTCATCCCCGAGCTGCAGACGAGGTTCGGCCTGGATCTTCCGTCCCGGCTGTGCCGGCAGGCCGAGATCGCGCGCGACGAAGAGCGGCTGATCTCCGCGCTCGCGCGGAAGCGACTCGAGGAAATCCGGATAGATGACCGGCTCGACCGCAAGCTTTTTCTAGCCCAGGCACCCGCCCTGCAGCGTGCCGTCGTGCGCTGCTGGATCGAGGAGAAACGCGGTCACCTGCGCGGGCTCGGGTATGATCATGTGGAAGCGGCGCTCGCGGTGATCGGCGGGGAAAGGCCGCAGGGGAGATCGGCGATTCCCGGCGGCTGGGAGGTCGTTCGGGAATACGAGGCTCTCGCCCTGGAAAGAAGCGCGGGCCGGCGCCAGGCATGCTATGCTTACGAGATCGAGATCGGGAAGAGCCTAGCCGTTCCGGAGGCCGGCGTGGTGATCGAAAGCGAGCTCCTTCGGGAGACCCCCGAGGCGTTCCCCGAAGACCTGGAGGCGGCGGTTTTCGACGCGGCTTTGCTGCCGGATCGCTTGTGGGTGCGCAATTATCGTCGCGGCGACCGTTTTCAACCCCTGGGTATGTCGGGGCACAAAAAGCTCAAGGATCTCTTCATGGAAAAGAAGGTGCCCCTTTCGGCGCGGGCCACAATGCCCGTCCTGGTCTCCGCGGATGAGATCCTTTGGATTCCCGGGTGCGGGCGAAGCGACCGGGCCAGGATCACGCGCAACACCGTGGAAATCGCGCGTTTTTCGGCGCGTCCGGTGGCGCACGGAAACAGATAA
- the ftsH gene encoding ATP-dependent zinc metalloprotease FtsH, giving the protein MSQSSKHIALWLVLLLVLLAVFSVFSRQAGRDPEIVFSEFMGSVERGEVQEVVIQGHNIQGKYKNGERFRTFAPNDPELVKNLRDKKVKIAAKPEDESPWYMVLLLNWFPMLLLIGVWIFFMRQMQVGGGKAMSFGKSRAKLLTENQHRVTFNDVAGVDEAKDDLQEIIAFLKDPKKFTKLGGRIPKGCLLVGPPGTGKTLLARAIAGEAGVPFFSISGSDFVEMFVGVGASRVRDLFVQGKKNAPCIIFIDEIDAVGRHRGAGLGGGHDEREQTLNQLLVEMDGFEANEGVILIAATNRPDVLDPALLRPGRFDRRVVVPRPDVKGREGILRVHTRKVPLAPDVDVSLLARATPGFAGADLENLVNEAALLAARSNKDKVDMHDFELAKDKVMMGAERRSMIISDEEKRNTAYHEAGHALVAKLLPGADPIHKVTIIPRGMALGLTQQLPMDEKHTYPREYLMNNLAILFGGRVAEELVLNHMTTGAGNDIEKATELAHRMVCEWGMSEKLGPMTFGKKEEEIFLGRDFTQRQDYSEQTAIEIDAEVRRIIQESYEKAKDLLKSNLALLHRVAERLLEKEVLDGSEIDAIVREFNGNGEEPLSQAAATIAAV; this is encoded by the coding sequence TTGAGTCAATCATCCAAGCATATTGCGCTCTGGCTCGTCTTGTTGCTCGTTTTGCTTGCCGTTTTCAGCGTTTTTAGCAGGCAGGCCGGCCGGGATCCCGAGATCGTCTTCAGCGAGTTCATGGGCTCGGTCGAGCGGGGTGAAGTGCAGGAAGTGGTCATCCAGGGGCACAACATCCAGGGCAAGTACAAGAACGGCGAGCGGTTCCGGACGTTCGCTCCCAACGATCCCGAACTGGTGAAGAACCTGCGCGACAAGAAGGTGAAGATCGCGGCCAAGCCCGAGGACGAGTCGCCGTGGTACATGGTCCTGCTGCTCAACTGGTTCCCGATGCTGCTGCTGATCGGGGTGTGGATCTTCTTCATGCGCCAGATGCAGGTCGGAGGCGGCAAGGCGATGTCGTTCGGCAAGAGCCGGGCCAAGCTGCTCACCGAAAATCAGCACCGCGTCACGTTCAACGACGTGGCGGGCGTCGACGAAGCCAAGGACGATCTCCAGGAAATCATCGCGTTCCTCAAGGATCCCAAGAAGTTCACCAAGCTGGGAGGGCGAATCCCGAAGGGTTGCCTCCTGGTCGGCCCGCCGGGCACCGGAAAGACGCTGCTCGCCCGGGCGATCGCAGGCGAGGCGGGCGTGCCGTTCTTCAGCATCAGCGGCTCGGACTTCGTTGAGATGTTCGTGGGCGTGGGCGCCTCCCGCGTGCGCGACCTGTTCGTCCAGGGCAAGAAGAACGCGCCCTGCATCATCTTCATCGATGAGATCGACGCCGTCGGCCGGCACCGCGGCGCCGGCCTCGGCGGCGGCCACGACGAGCGGGAACAGACGCTCAACCAGCTGCTCGTCGAGATGGACGGCTTCGAGGCCAACGAAGGCGTGATCCTGATCGCCGCCACCAACCGGCCGGACGTTCTCGACCCGGCCTTGTTGCGCCCCGGTCGTTTCGACCGGCGCGTCGTGGTTCCGCGCCCCGACGTCAAGGGCCGCGAAGGGATTCTCAGAGTGCACACGCGCAAGGTGCCGCTCGCGCCGGACGTGGACGTGAGCCTGCTCGCGCGCGCCACGCCGGGCTTTGCCGGCGCCGACCTGGAAAACCTGGTCAACGAGGCCGCGCTGCTCGCCGCCCGCAGCAACAAGGACAAGGTCGACATGCACGATTTCGAGCTGGCCAAGGACAAGGTGATGATGGGGGCGGAGCGCCGCAGCATGATCATCAGCGACGAGGAGAAGCGCAACACCGCCTATCACGAAGCCGGCCACGCCCTGGTCGCCAAGCTCCTGCCGGGAGCGGATCCGATCCACAAGGTGACGATCATCCCGCGCGGCATGGCGCTCGGTCTGACGCAGCAGCTCCCGATGGACGAGAAGCACACCTACCCGCGCGAGTACCTGATGAACAACCTCGCGATCCTCTTCGGCGGGCGCGTCGCCGAGGAGCTGGTCCTGAACCACATGACCACCGGCGCCGGCAACGACATCGAGAAGGCGACCGAGCTGGCGCACCGGATGGTTTGCGAATGGGGAATGAGCGAGAAGCTGGGACCGATGACGTTCGGAAAGAAGGAAGAGGAGATCTTTCTCGGGCGCGACTTCACGCAGCGGCAGGATTATTCGGAGCAGACCGCGATCGAGATCGACGCGGAAGTGCGGCGCATCATTCAGGAGAGCTACGAGAAAGCCAAGGATCTGCTGAAGAGCAACCTCGCCTTGCTGCACCGGGTGGCCGAACGGCTGCTCGAAAAAGAGGTCCTCGACGGATCGGAAATCGACGCCATCGTCAGGGAGTTCAACGGGAACGGCGAAGAGCCCTTGAGCCAGGCGGCGGCGACGATCGCCGCTGTGTAA
- the folP gene encoding dihydropteroate synthase yields MTDPGSSVLEPIPGPGAIVTRHGTVDLDRRTAVMGILNVTPDSFYDGGRRTDPAKAVDDALRLVEAGADIVDVGGESTRPGAHPVSVEEELARVLPVIRGLRRSAAVPISIDTYKAEVARAALAEGADIINDISALRFDDAMAALAAAEEVPVVLMHMQGTPQTMQKEPRYGDVVAEVRAFLAERMRTALAAGIAERNLIVDPGIGFGKTLEHNLALLRGLPALASLGAPLLVGVSRKAFIGRILGLEAGERLEGSLAAAAAAVLAGARIVRAHDVLATRRAVAIADAIRYGAREP; encoded by the coding sequence ATGACAGACCCCGGCAGCTCCGTTCTCGAGCCCATCCCCGGACCCGGCGCGATCGTCACCCGTCACGGCACAGTCGATCTCGACCGCCGCACGGCGGTCATGGGAATCCTCAACGTCACGCCCGATTCGTTCTACGACGGCGGCCGCCGGACCGACCCGGCCAAGGCGGTCGACGATGCGCTGAGGCTGGTCGAGGCCGGGGCGGACATCGTCGACGTGGGCGGCGAGTCCACGCGCCCGGGAGCGCATCCGGTGAGCGTCGAGGAGGAGCTGGCCCGGGTGCTGCCGGTGATCCGCGGCCTGCGCCGGTCGGCTGCGGTCCCGATCTCGATCGATACTTACAAAGCGGAGGTGGCGCGGGCCGCGCTGGCCGAGGGCGCCGACATCATCAACGACATCAGCGCGCTGCGGTTCGACGACGCGATGGCGGCGCTTGCGGCGGCGGAGGAGGTGCCGGTGGTGCTGATGCACATGCAGGGCACGCCGCAAACGATGCAGAAGGAGCCCCGATACGGTGACGTCGTGGCCGAGGTGCGCGCCTTTCTCGCCGAGCGCATGCGCACCGCGCTCGCCGCCGGCATCGCCGAGCGCAATCTCATCGTCGATCCGGGCATCGGCTTCGGCAAGACTCTGGAGCACAACCTCGCATTGCTGCGGGGGCTTCCCGCTCTGGCGAGCCTCGGCGCCCCGCTGCTCGTCGGCGTGTCGCGCAAGGCGTTCATCGGCCGGATTCTGGGGCTGGAGGCCGGGGAGCGCCTTGAGGGAAGCCTGGCGGCGGCCGCCGCTGCGGTCCTGGCGGGCGCCCGGATCGTGCGGGCGCACGACGTTCTGGCCACGCGCCGGGCGGTCGCGATCGCGGACGCGATCCGTTACGGAGCGCGCGAGCCGTAG
- the cdaA gene encoding diadenylate cyclase CdaA, translating to MNEMIGQLRWQDGLDIGIMTFLIYRLLQMVRGSRAMQMIIGLAVLLAAYASARMLGLFTLSWILDNFLGSIILVIVVIFQSDIRRALTQVGTAPLFGSAERLTPGREEIVEEVAQAVAALAERRVGALVVLEREVGLNEYMEIGTRLDARVSRELLESVFLPNSPIHDGALVIQKGRVTAVRCLLPLSTNPNLKKQWGTRHRAALGVTEETDAVAIVVSEQEGTIALVVGGRVTENLDGPRLRGALRELMR from the coding sequence ATGAACGAGATGATCGGCCAGCTCAGGTGGCAGGACGGTCTGGACATCGGCATCATGACGTTCCTGATCTATCGCCTGCTCCAGATGGTGCGCGGCAGCCGGGCCATGCAAATGATCATCGGGCTGGCGGTGCTGCTCGCCGCCTACGCCTCGGCGCGGATGCTGGGGCTTTTCACGCTCAGCTGGATTCTGGACAATTTCCTGGGGTCGATCATCCTGGTGATCGTGGTGATCTTCCAGAGCGATATCCGGCGCGCCCTGACGCAGGTGGGGACGGCGCCGTTGTTCGGCTCCGCGGAAAGACTGACGCCCGGGCGCGAGGAGATCGTGGAGGAGGTCGCTCAGGCGGTGGCGGCGCTGGCGGAAAGGAGGGTCGGCGCGCTCGTAGTCCTGGAGCGCGAGGTCGGCCTGAACGAATACATGGAGATCGGCACGAGGCTGGACGCGCGCGTGAGCCGGGAGCTCCTCGAAAGCGTGTTCCTGCCGAACTCGCCGATCCACGACGGCGCCCTGGTGATCCAGAAGGGAAGGGTGACCGCGGTCCGCTGCCTGCTGCCGCTCAGCACCAACCCGAATCTCAAGAAGCAGTGGGGGACCCGCCATCGCGCGGCTCTGGGAGTCACCGAGGAAACCGACGCGGTGGCGATCGTGGTTTCCGAGCAGGAAGGGACGATCGCGCTGGTCGTCGGCGGGCGGGTGACCGAGAACCTGGACGGCCCGCGGCTGCGCGGGGCGCTGCGTGAGCTCATGAGGTGA
- a CDS encoding CdaR family protein, producing MARLWEKLVALAASNLGLRVLAVVIALGLWLAGHRDIERTIEVPVEFRNIPPDLMVVENHVDYVVLRVAGPRTLVSTLDSDELKLSLDLSDAKPGVANYPLSSSSFNIPRGVTVARITPPVINLRLEPMMVRSLPVVVRFAGKVPEGYVVAATAVEPHTVSVQGPVDEVRKLAFVETLPVDLEEDRNMTRRRVRLSADGKPLKFSPDQVTVTVTLKEEQVTRDFTAVQVRAKDFEGAYTVKPSTVFLRLAGPRRLITQLEPTPDRVYLDLKGLDAGEHVVGLSFDLPPEVKVVEAKPQQFKVRIKKAAS from the coding sequence ATGGCCCGGCTCTGGGAAAAACTGGTCGCGCTCGCCGCGAGCAATCTCGGCCTCAGGGTTCTGGCGGTGGTCATCGCCCTGGGGCTCTGGCTTGCGGGCCATCGGGACATCGAGCGCACGATCGAGGTGCCGGTCGAGTTCCGCAACATACCTCCGGATCTTATGGTTGTGGAAAATCACGTGGATTACGTCGTGTTGCGCGTGGCCGGCCCGCGCACGCTGGTTTCGACCCTGGATTCGGACGAGCTCAAGCTCTCGCTCGATTTGAGCGACGCCAAGCCGGGCGTCGCCAACTACCCCCTGAGCTCGAGCTCGTTCAACATTCCGCGCGGCGTCACGGTAGCCCGGATCACGCCGCCGGTCATCAACCTGCGGCTGGAGCCCATGATGGTGCGGTCGCTTCCGGTCGTCGTGCGCTTCGCGGGGAAGGTTCCGGAGGGCTACGTGGTCGCCGCCACCGCCGTCGAGCCGCACACGGTGTCGGTGCAGGGTCCGGTGGACGAGGTGCGCAAGCTGGCGTTCGTCGAGACGCTTCCCGTCGACCTGGAAGAGGACCGCAACATGACGCGGCGGCGAGTCCGCCTTTCGGCCGACGGCAAGCCGCTCAAGTTTTCTCCGGATCAGGTCACGGTGACGGTAACGCTCAAGGAAGAGCAGGTGACGCGGGACTTCACCGCCGTCCAGGTGCGCGCGAAGGATTTCGAAGGCGCTTACACCGTTAAGCCCTCGACGGTCTTTCTCCGGCTCGCCGGCCCGCGCCGGCTGATCACGCAGCTCGAGCCGACTCCGGATCGCGTCTATCTCGATCTCAAAGGGCTCGATGCGGGAGAGCACGTGGTCGGGCTGAGCTTCGACCTGCCGCCGGAGGTCAAAGTCGTGGAAGCCAAACCGCAGCAGTTCAAGGTCCGGATCAAGAAAGCCGCGTCCTGA
- the glmM gene encoding phosphoglucosamine mutase: MEPQTARNKPQRRLFGTDGVRGIANQEPMTSEMALKLGRAIARVLQDPVARPADGRSRPPSLAKILGGDKGHRYKILIGKDTRLSGYMLETALASGITSMGADVLLVGPLPTPGVAYLTRSMRADAGVVISASHNPYQDNGIKFFSWDGFKLPDEVEARMEEMIFNGETERDRPTASKIGKAFRIADALGRYVVFLKNCFPRHLTLEGLRIVADCGHGAAYKVVPEALSELGAEVIPVGVQPDGENINRRCGALHPETAREVLLREKADLAVSLDGDADRAIFVDEKGEVVDGDEVLAICAKDMHERGALKKNGVVATVMSNLGLELALKRSGIRLVRTEVGDRYVAEKMLEGGYNLGGEQSGHILFLDHNTTGDGAITCLQVLALMVESGRRLGELKKVMERLPQVLINVKVREKRDLRSMPAVAKKIADVERAMNGRGRTLVRYSGTEMLARVMLEGEEEARIREMAEEIAAAIRAEVGAPS, from the coding sequence ATGGAACCGCAAACCGCCAGGAACAAGCCGCAGCGCCGGTTGTTCGGTACCGACGGGGTTCGGGGGATCGCCAACCAGGAGCCGATGACCTCCGAGATGGCGCTGAAGCTCGGGCGGGCCATCGCCCGGGTGCTGCAGGATCCGGTCGCCCGCCCGGCCGACGGCCGCTCCCGTCCGCCGTCGCTGGCCAAAATCCTCGGCGGGGACAAAGGGCACCGCTACAAGATTCTCATCGGCAAGGACACGCGGCTTTCCGGCTACATGCTGGAGACCGCCCTGGCCTCGGGCATCACCTCGATGGGAGCCGACGTGCTTCTGGTCGGTCCCTTGCCGACTCCCGGCGTCGCTTACCTGACGCGCAGCATGAGGGCGGACGCGGGCGTGGTGATCTCGGCGTCGCACAATCCCTACCAGGACAACGGCATCAAGTTTTTCTCATGGGATGGCTTCAAGCTGCCCGACGAGGTCGAGGCGCGCATGGAAGAGATGATCTTCAACGGGGAGACCGAGCGTGACCGCCCCACCGCCTCCAAGATCGGCAAGGCGTTCCGGATCGCCGACGCCCTGGGGCGCTACGTGGTTTTTCTCAAGAACTGCTTTCCGCGCCATCTCACGCTGGAGGGGCTGCGGATCGTGGCGGATTGCGGCCACGGGGCGGCCTACAAGGTCGTGCCCGAGGCGCTCTCGGAGCTCGGGGCCGAGGTGATTCCGGTCGGGGTTCAGCCGGACGGAGAAAACATCAACCGGCGCTGCGGCGCGCTGCACCCCGAGACGGCGCGTGAGGTCCTCCTGCGCGAGAAGGCCGATCTGGCCGTTTCGCTGGACGGAGACGCCGACCGCGCGATCTTCGTCGACGAGAAGGGCGAGGTCGTCGACGGCGACGAGGTTCTGGCGATCTGCGCCAAGGACATGCACGAGCGCGGAGCCCTCAAGAAGAACGGCGTGGTCGCCACCGTCATGAGCAATCTCGGCCTGGAGCTCGCGCTCAAGCGCAGCGGGATCCGCCTGGTCCGCACCGAGGTCGGCGACCGCTACGTGGCCGAAAAGATGCTCGAAGGCGGCTACAACCTCGGCGGCGAGCAGTCCGGTCACATCCTGTTTCTCGACCACAACACGACCGGGGACGGCGCCATCACGTGCCTGCAGGTCCTCGCGCTGATGGTCGAGAGCGGCCGGCGCCTGGGGGAGCTCAAGAAGGTAATGGAGCGGCTGCCGCAGGTCCTGATCAACGTCAAGGTGAGGGAAAAGAGGGACCTCCGGTCGATGCCGGCCGTCGCCAAGAAGATCGCCGACGTCGAGCGCGCCATGAACGGACGCGGGCGGACGCTGGTGCGCTATTCGGGGACGGAGATGCTCGCGCGCGTGATGCTGGAAGGGGAGGAGGAGGCGCGCATCCGGGAAATGGCCGAGGAGATCGCCGCCGCGATCCGCGCCGAGGTCGGAGCGCCGTCATGA
- a CDS encoding pyridoxine 5'-phosphate synthase, protein MIRLGVNVDHVATVRQARRARVPDPVEAALAAEKGGADGITVHLREDRRHIQEGDVERLRERVRTKLNLEMAVTPAMLALAERFRPDDACFVPEKREELTTEGGLDVAARKTRIRDAVRRLQDRGLRVNLFVDPDRRQIEAAKETGAHGVEIHTGRYCEAAGAARERELAEIAAIAALARREGLEVHGGHGLDYENVAAVAKIEEIVELNIGHSIVARAILVGIEQAVREMKAIFTKVRGER, encoded by the coding sequence ATGATCCGCCTCGGCGTCAACGTCGACCACGTCGCCACCGTTCGCCAGGCGCGGCGCGCGCGGGTTCCCGATCCTGTCGAAGCGGCGCTGGCGGCAGAGAAAGGCGGCGCCGACGGCATCACCGTCCATCTGCGCGAGGATCGCCGTCACATCCAGGAAGGCGACGTCGAACGGCTGCGCGAGCGCGTGCGGACGAAGCTCAATCTCGAGATGGCGGTAACGCCCGCCATGCTGGCGCTGGCGGAGCGGTTCCGTCCGGACGACGCCTGCTTCGTCCCGGAGAAAAGAGAAGAGCTGACCACCGAGGGCGGGCTCGATGTCGCCGCCCGCAAAACCAGGATCCGAGACGCGGTCCGCCGGCTGCAGGACCGCGGGCTGCGGGTGAACCTGTTCGTCGATCCCGACCGGCGGCAGATCGAGGCGGCCAAGGAGACCGGAGCCCACGGGGTCGAGATCCACACGGGGCGCTACTGCGAGGCCGCGGGAGCCGCGCGCGAGCGCGAGCTCGCGGAGATCGCGGCGATCGCCGCGCTGGCGCGCCGCGAGGGACTCGAGGTTCACGGGGGCCACGGCCTCGACTACGAGAACGTCGCGGCCGTGGCGAAAATCGAGGAGATCGTGGAACTGAACATCGGCCACAGCATCGTTGCGCGCGCCATCCTCGTCGGTATCGAGCAGGCGGTCCGGGAGATGAAGGCCATCTTCACGAAGGTCAGGGGTGAGCGGTAG
- a CDS encoding NAD(P)H-hydrate dehydratase: MWVVTAEEMREMDRLTIERYGVPSLQLMERAGERIVEAVLERYRPCARKGVLVVAGKGNNGGDGFVAARLLRKKRIPCEVALLAKPEELSADAAHNFRAFVRSKGKVTQIGSGELDRLQACLRGKGLLLDAILGTGMKSEVRGLYAEAITLMNACGVPIVAVDVPSGLDADRGVPLGVAIQAEMTVSLGFAKLGLVIHPGIDYAGDLAIADIGIDPRAAAEVGGKTELLEPGEMGRLIPVREADSHKGTYGHLLIVAGSRGKTGAAIMASRAAMRTGAGLVTLAAPRSLNDILAGALVEAMTEPLKENAAEEMESPDDEEWRRLLQRKSALVFGPGIGVTDATRRMIRWLLRNLEAPWVIDADGLNNLALEIDRLAKAKSAPILTPHPGEMARLLGVETAAISRDRVGAARSFAAAHRCYLVLKGARTVIATPEGRVSINPTGNPGMASGGMGDVLAGMIGALLSQGFPPGEAARLGVYLHGYVGDRIAARKGEIGLIASDLIEGLPEAIRELRDAAG, translated from the coding sequence ATGTGGGTCGTGACCGCTGAAGAGATGCGCGAGATGGATCGGCTGACCATCGAGCGATACGGCGTTCCGAGCCTGCAGCTGATGGAACGGGCGGGCGAGCGGATCGTCGAAGCCGTGCTGGAACGCTACCGGCCCTGCGCCCGCAAGGGCGTGCTCGTCGTGGCAGGCAAGGGGAACAACGGCGGGGACGGCTTCGTGGCGGCGCGCCTGCTCAGGAAGAAGCGGATCCCGTGCGAGGTTGCGCTGCTGGCCAAACCAGAAGAGCTCTCTGCCGACGCCGCGCACAATTTTCGCGCGTTCGTCAGGAGCAAGGGCAAGGTCACGCAGATCGGCAGCGGCGAGCTGGACAGGCTGCAAGCCTGCCTGCGAGGCAAGGGGCTGCTGCTCGATGCGATCCTCGGCACCGGCATGAAGAGCGAGGTGCGCGGGCTTTACGCGGAGGCGATCACGCTCATGAACGCTTGCGGCGTCCCGATCGTCGCCGTCGACGTTCCCTCGGGCCTGGATGCCGACCGTGGAGTGCCGCTCGGCGTCGCGATCCAGGCCGAGATGACCGTTTCGCTGGGGTTTGCGAAGCTGGGGCTCGTCATCCATCCGGGGATCGACTACGCGGGAGACCTCGCCATCGCCGACATCGGGATCGACCCCCGGGCCGCGGCCGAGGTCGGCGGGAAAACAGAGCTTCTGGAGCCGGGCGAAATGGGGCGCCTCATCCCGGTCAGGGAAGCCGACAGCCACAAGGGGACCTACGGCCATCTGCTGATCGTGGCCGGCTCGCGCGGCAAGACCGGAGCGGCGATCATGGCGTCGCGCGCGGCGATGCGAACCGGAGCCGGACTGGTCACGCTCGCCGCGCCGCGGTCCCTCAACGACATCCTCGCGGGCGCGCTGGTCGAGGCGATGACCGAACCGCTGAAGGAAAACGCGGCGGAGGAGATGGAGTCGCCGGATGACGAGGAGTGGCGCCGGCTGCTTCAGCGCAAGAGCGCGCTCGTCTTCGGCCCCGGGATCGGAGTGACCGACGCCACGCGGAGGATGATCCGCTGGCTGTTGCGCAACCTGGAGGCTCCCTGGGTGATCGATGCCGACGGCTTGAACAATCTCGCGCTCGAGATCGACCGCCTGGCCAAGGCGAAAAGCGCTCCGATCCTGACCCCGCATCCGGGAGAGATGGCGCGCCTTCTCGGGGTCGAAACCGCGGCGATCAGCCGGGACCGCGTCGGTGCGGCGCGCTCTTTCGCCGCGGCCCATCGGTGCTACCTGGTGCTCAAGGGCGCGAGGACGGTGATCGCCACCCCCGAAGGAAGAGTATCCATCAATCCCACCGGCAATCCGGGGATGGCGAGCGGCGGGATGGGCGACGTGCTGGCGGGGATGATCGGCGCTCTCCTCAGCCAGGGGTTCCCCCCGGGGGAGGCCGCGCGGCTCGGCGTTTACCTGCACGGCTACGTCGGCGACCGGATCGCTGCGCGCAAAGGCGAGATCGGGCTGATCGCCTCCGATCTCATAGAGGGCTTGCCGGAGGCGATCCGGGAGCTTCGCGACGCCGCCGGGTAG